From a region of the Streptomyces tirandamycinicus genome:
- a CDS encoding catalase, giving the protein MTQRVLTTESGAPVADNQNSATAGVGGPLLLQDQHLLEKLARFNRERIPERVVHARGSGAYGYFEVTDDITGFTRAGFLDTVGKRTEVFLRFSTVADSLGGADAVRDPRGFAVKFYTEEGNYDLVGNNTPVFFIKDPVKFPDFIHSQKRDPFTGKQEPDNVWDFWAHAPEATHQITWLMGDRGIPASYRHMNGYGSHTYQWTNAEGEAFFVKYHFKTNQGIRCLSSEQAAEVAGSDPNSHQTDLLQAIERGVNPSWTLYVQIMPAAEAADYRFNPFDLTKVWPHADYPLQRVGRLVLDRNPDNVFAEVEQAAFSPNNFVPGIGPSPDKMLQGRLFAYADAHRYRLGVNHTQLAVNAPKAVPGGADNYGRDGLMATRNGSRHDKNYEPNSYAGPVQTDAALSAPLALYGHTGTHAAPLHAKDDDFHQAGELYRLMSEEEKSRLVANIAGGLSQVSRDDVIDKNLAHFHAADPDYGKRVEEAVRALRED; this is encoded by the coding sequence ATGACGCAGCGCGTGCTTACGACCGAGTCCGGCGCCCCGGTCGCCGACAACCAGAACTCCGCCACCGCCGGCGTCGGTGGCCCGCTCCTGCTCCAGGACCAGCACCTGCTGGAGAAGCTCGCCCGCTTCAACCGCGAGCGCATCCCGGAGCGGGTCGTCCATGCGCGCGGCTCCGGCGCGTACGGCTACTTCGAGGTGACCGACGACATCACCGGCTTCACCCGGGCCGGGTTCCTGGACACGGTCGGCAAGCGCACCGAGGTCTTCCTGCGCTTCTCCACCGTGGCGGACTCGCTCGGCGGCGCGGACGCCGTCCGCGACCCGCGCGGCTTCGCGGTGAAGTTCTACACCGAGGAGGGCAACTACGACCTCGTCGGCAACAACACCCCGGTGTTCTTCATCAAGGACCCGGTCAAGTTCCCGGACTTCATCCACTCCCAGAAGCGCGACCCGTTCACCGGCAAGCAGGAGCCGGACAACGTCTGGGACTTCTGGGCCCACGCGCCGGAGGCCACGCACCAGATCACCTGGCTGATGGGCGACCGGGGCATCCCGGCCTCGTACCGCCACATGAACGGCTACGGGTCCCACACCTACCAGTGGACGAACGCCGAGGGCGAGGCCTTCTTCGTCAAGTACCACTTCAAGACCAACCAGGGCATCCGCTGCCTGAGCAGCGAGCAGGCCGCGGAGGTCGCGGGCAGCGACCCCAACTCGCACCAGACGGACCTGCTGCAGGCCATCGAGCGGGGCGTGAACCCGTCCTGGACGCTGTACGTGCAGATCATGCCCGCGGCCGAGGCGGCGGACTACCGCTTCAACCCGTTCGATCTCACCAAGGTGTGGCCGCACGCCGACTACCCGCTGCAGCGCGTCGGACGGCTGGTCCTCGACCGCAACCCCGACAACGTCTTCGCCGAGGTCGAGCAGGCGGCGTTCTCGCCGAACAACTTCGTGCCGGGCATCGGGCCCTCGCCGGACAAGATGCTCCAGGGCCGTCTGTTCGCCTACGCGGACGCCCACCGCTACCGGCTCGGCGTCAACCACACGCAGCTCGCGGTGAACGCGCCGAAGGCCGTTCCCGGCGGCGCCGACAACTACGGCCGCGACGGCCTCATGGCCACCCGCAACGGCTCCCGCCACGACAAGAACTACGAGCCGAACTCGTACGCGGGCCCGGTGCAGACCGACGCGGCCCTCTCGGCCCCGCTGGCCCTGTACGGCCACACCGGCACGCACGCCGCGCCGCTGCACGCCAAGGACGACGACTTCCACCAGGCCGGTGAGCTCTACCGCCTGATGTCGGAGGAGGAGAAGTCGCGTCTGGTCGCGAACATCGCCGGCGGGCTGTCCCAGGTCTCCCGCGACGACGTGATCGACAAGAACCTCGCCCACTTCCACGCCGCCGACCCGGACTACGGCAAGCGCGTGGAGGAGGCGGTCCGCGCCCTGCGCGAGGACTGA
- a CDS encoding heavy metal translocating P-type ATPase, producing the protein MTATVNGTAEVELAIGGMTCASCAARVERKLNRMDGVVATVNYATEKAKISYHGDEVSVRDLIATVEATGYTATEPPPARTRPEPGDGGSSGGGDGESEPEEALRPLRQRLITAAVLAVPVVAMAMVPALQFEYWQWLSLTLAAPVVTYAAWPFHRAAFTNARHGAATMDTLVSVGVSAAFLWSLWALFLGSAGEPGMTHGFELTIARTDGAGNIYLEVAAGVTAFILAGRYFEARSKRRAGAALKALMELGAKDVTVLRAGAEQLVPVEELAVGDRFLVRPGEKIATDGTVVEGSSAVDVSMLTGESVPVEVSVGDAVTGATLNAGGRLVVEARRVGGDTQLARMAKLVEDAQNGKAAVQRLADRISAVFVPAVIVLALGTLGFWLGSGAGGTAAFTAAVAVLIIACPCALGLATPTALMVGTGRGAQLGILIKGPEVLESTRRADTIVLDKTGTVTTGKMTLLGIHTAAGTGEIEVLRLAGALESASEHPLARAVVSGAAERAGALPAPEDFVNVPGLGVRGVVDGHAVLVGRERLLADAGVALPAELEQARARAEAAGRTAITVAWDGRARAVLGVADAVKPTSAEAVRRLRALGLTPILLTGDNKAVAEAVAAEVGIDRVIAEVMPEDKVDVVRRLQEEGRTVAMVGDGVNDAAALAQADLGLAMGTGTDAAIEAGDLTLVRGDLRVAADAIRLSRRTLGTIKGNLFWAFAYNVAALPLAAAGLLNPMIAGAAMAFSSVFVVGNSLRLRRFRPARRVQPGTGRRGALAA; encoded by the coding sequence GAACCCCCGCCGGCCCGAACCCGGCCCGAACCCGGCGACGGAGGGAGCAGCGGCGGGGGCGACGGCGAGAGCGAGCCGGAGGAGGCGCTGCGGCCGCTGCGTCAGCGGCTGATCACCGCCGCGGTGCTGGCGGTGCCCGTGGTCGCCATGGCGATGGTCCCGGCCCTGCAGTTCGAGTACTGGCAGTGGCTCTCGCTGACACTGGCCGCGCCGGTGGTGACGTACGCGGCCTGGCCGTTCCACCGGGCGGCCTTCACCAACGCCCGGCACGGCGCGGCCACCATGGACACCCTGGTGTCGGTCGGCGTCTCGGCGGCGTTCCTCTGGTCGCTCTGGGCCCTGTTCCTGGGCTCCGCGGGAGAACCGGGCATGACCCACGGCTTCGAGCTGACCATCGCCCGGACCGACGGCGCCGGGAACATCTACCTCGAGGTCGCGGCCGGAGTGACGGCGTTCATCCTGGCGGGCCGCTACTTCGAGGCTCGCTCCAAGCGCAGGGCCGGCGCGGCGCTGAAGGCCCTCATGGAACTCGGAGCCAAGGACGTGACCGTGCTGCGCGCCGGCGCGGAGCAGCTGGTCCCCGTCGAGGAACTGGCCGTGGGCGACCGCTTCCTGGTACGCCCCGGCGAGAAGATCGCCACCGACGGCACCGTCGTCGAAGGCTCGTCCGCCGTGGACGTGTCCATGCTGACCGGCGAGTCCGTGCCCGTGGAGGTGTCCGTCGGGGACGCCGTCACCGGGGCCACGCTCAACGCCGGTGGACGGCTCGTCGTCGAGGCCCGCCGGGTCGGCGGGGACACCCAGCTGGCGCGTATGGCGAAACTGGTCGAGGACGCGCAGAACGGCAAGGCCGCGGTGCAGCGGCTGGCGGACCGGATCTCCGCCGTGTTCGTGCCTGCCGTCATCGTCCTGGCCCTCGGCACGCTCGGCTTCTGGCTCGGCAGCGGAGCGGGAGGGACGGCCGCCTTCACGGCCGCGGTCGCCGTGCTGATCATCGCCTGCCCCTGCGCGCTCGGACTGGCCACCCCCACCGCGCTGATGGTGGGTACGGGGCGGGGTGCCCAGCTCGGCATTCTGATCAAGGGGCCGGAGGTTCTGGAGAGCACCCGCAGGGCCGACACCATCGTTCTCGACAAGACCGGCACGGTGACCACCGGGAAGATGACGCTCCTGGGGATCCACACCGCCGCGGGGACCGGCGAGATCGAGGTGCTGCGGCTGGCCGGGGCCCTGGAGAGTGCCTCCGAGCACCCCCTCGCCCGGGCCGTGGTCAGCGGAGCGGCCGAGCGGGCCGGGGCGCTCCCGGCGCCCGAGGACTTCGTCAACGTCCCCGGCCTGGGCGTGCGGGGCGTCGTCGACGGCCATGCCGTCCTGGTCGGCCGCGAGCGGCTGCTCGCCGACGCGGGCGTCGCGCTCCCGGCCGAACTCGAACAGGCCAGGGCGCGCGCCGAGGCGGCGGGCCGGACCGCGATCACGGTGGCGTGGGACGGCCGGGCGCGGGCCGTCCTGGGGGTCGCCGACGCGGTGAAGCCCACGAGCGCCGAGGCGGTACGCCGACTGCGCGCTCTCGGGCTGACTCCGATCCTGCTGACCGGCGACAACAAGGCCGTCGCCGAGGCGGTCGCGGCCGAGGTCGGCATAGACCGCGTCATCGCCGAGGTCATGCCCGAGGACAAGGTCGACGTGGTGCGGCGGCTGCAGGAGGAGGGCCGGACGGTGGCGATGGTCGGTGACGGCGTCAACGACGCGGCCGCGCTCGCCCAGGCCGATCTGGGCCTGGCCATGGGTACCGGTACGGACGCCGCCATCGAGGCGGGGGACCTGACCCTGGTGCGCGGCGACCTGAGGGTGGCGGCGGACGCGATCCGGTTGTCACGCAGGACACTCGGCACGATCAAGGGCAACCTCTTCTGGGCCTTCGCCTACAACGTCGCCGCTCTTCCGCTCGCCGCGGCGGGACTGCTGAACCCGATGATCGCGGGCGCGGCGATGGCGTTCTCGTCGGTCTTCGTCGTCGGCAACAGCCTGCGCCTGCGGCGCTTCCGCCCGGCGCGCCGAGTCCAGCCGGGGACGGGCCGCCGGGGCGCCCTCGCGGCGTGA
- a CDS encoding 2-hydroxy-3-oxopropionate reductase — protein sequence MSTLADSPRTDLPTIAWIGLGIMGSPMSENLIKAGYQVTGYTLEQEKLDRLTAAGGTAATSIAEAVAGADVVITMVPASPQVEAVAYGPDGILENAKRGALLIDMSSITPQTSVELAKNAADKGIRVLDAPVSGGEAGAVEAVLSIMVGGEQDAFDEARPILEALGKTIVLCGPHGSGQTVKAANQLIVAINIQACAEAVVFLEKSGVDLRAALDVLNGGLAGSTVLTRKKDNFLDRDFKPGFRIDLHHKDMGIVTDAARNVGAALPVGAVVAQLVASLRAQGDGGLDHSALLRAVERLSGSPAA from the coding sequence ATGAGCACCCTCGCAGACTCGCCCCGTACCGACCTGCCCACGATCGCGTGGATCGGCCTCGGCATCATGGGCTCCCCCATGTCCGAGAACCTGATCAAGGCGGGCTACCAGGTGACCGGCTACACCCTGGAGCAGGAGAAGCTGGACCGCCTCACTGCCGCCGGGGGCACCGCCGCCACGTCGATCGCCGAGGCCGTCGCGGGCGCCGATGTCGTGATCACCATGGTGCCGGCCTCGCCGCAGGTGGAGGCCGTGGCCTACGGCCCGGACGGCATCCTGGAGAACGCGAAGCGCGGTGCCCTGCTGATCGACATGTCCTCGATCACCCCGCAGACCTCCGTAGAGCTGGCGAAGAACGCGGCCGACAAGGGGATCCGCGTCCTGGACGCCCCCGTCTCCGGCGGCGAGGCCGGCGCCGTCGAGGCGGTACTGTCGATCATGGTCGGCGGCGAGCAGGACGCCTTCGACGAGGCCCGCCCCATCCTCGAGGCCCTGGGCAAGACGATCGTCCTGTGCGGCCCGCACGGCTCCGGCCAGACGGTGAAGGCCGCGAACCAGCTGATCGTCGCCATCAACATCCAGGCCTGCGCCGAGGCCGTCGTCTTCCTCGAGAAGTCCGGTGTGGACCTGCGGGCGGCCCTGGACGTCCTCAACGGCGGACTGGCCGGCTCCACCGTCCTGACCCGCAAGAAGGACAACTTCCTCGACCGGGACTTCAAGCCGGGCTTCCGGATCGACCTCCACCACAAGGACATGGGCATCGTGACCGACGCCGCCCGCAACGTCGGTGCCGCACTGCCGGTCGGGGCCGTCGTCGCCCAGCTGGTCGCCTCCCTGCGCGCACAGGGCGACGGGGGCCTGGACCACTCCGCACTGCTCCGCGCGGTGGAGCGCCTGTCCGGCTCGCCGGCCGCCTGA
- a CDS encoding DUF6153 family protein, translating into MTRHTTGRARPTGRALALLVLTVLAGVLGMHALAPTGGAGTHAPAHDAVATAHAPSGHQPSHAASDHRRPPSEPSVPEAGPGCSHTDGGPNHLDHADGNCAATGVGSSYAPPVPTAGLGVPPDFAAPDGTGRTAPAGRAPPDLAELQLLRI; encoded by the coding sequence ATGACCCGTCACACCACCGGCCGCGCACGCCCCACGGGGCGTGCGCTCGCGTTGCTGGTGCTGACGGTCCTGGCGGGTGTGCTGGGCATGCACGCCCTGGCGCCCACCGGAGGCGCCGGGACGCACGCCCCGGCGCACGACGCGGTGGCCACGGCCCACGCGCCGTCCGGCCACCAGCCCTCCCACGCGGCCTCCGACCACCGGCGGCCCCCCTCCGAGCCGTCCGTGCCCGAGGCCGGTCCGGGTTGCTCGCACACGGACGGCGGTCCGAACCACCTCGACCACGCCGACGGGAACTGCGCGGCGACCGGGGTCGGCTCCTCGTACGCACCGCCCGTACCGACCGCCGGGCTCGGGGTCCCGCCCGACTTCGCGGCGCCGGACGGTACCGGTCGTACCGCTCCGGCCGGGCGAGCCCCGCCCGATCTGGCCGAGCTGCAACTCCTGCGCATATAG
- a CDS encoding DUF305 domain-containing protein, with protein sequence MNSKRSPIRQVAAAAAAGAAVLALAACGGNGGTADRPGGHAAASPSTAPSSAQQRHNAADVAFAQGMVPHHRQAVEMADLAASRAGSAEVRKLAEDIRKAQDPEIRTLSGWLASWGEDVPAEGADHSAHGAEGMMGAGEMARLEKSSGTAFDTAFMELMIRHHEGAVAMAEAERAEGAHAPAKRMAGEIITAQTGEIALMEKLLGRN encoded by the coding sequence ATGAACAGCAAGCGTTCCCCCATCCGCCAGGTCGCCGCGGCGGCGGCCGCCGGAGCGGCCGTCCTCGCTCTGGCCGCGTGCGGCGGAAACGGCGGTACGGCGGACCGCCCCGGCGGTCACGCGGCAGCGTCACCGTCCACGGCGCCCTCCTCCGCCCAGCAGCGGCACAACGCCGCCGACGTCGCCTTCGCGCAGGGCATGGTCCCCCATCACCGGCAGGCCGTGGAGATGGCGGACCTGGCCGCGTCCCGCGCCGGGTCGGCCGAGGTGAGGAAGCTCGCCGAGGACATCCGGAAGGCTCAGGACCCGGAGATCAGGACGCTCTCCGGGTGGCTGGCCTCCTGGGGCGAGGACGTTCCCGCCGAGGGCGCGGACCACTCCGCGCACGGCGCGGAAGGGATGATGGGAGCCGGGGAGATGGCCCGGCTGGAGAAGTCCTCGGGCACGGCGTTCGACACCGCCTTCATGGAGCTGATGATCCGGCACCACGAGGGCGCGGTGGCCATGGCCGAGGCCGAGCGGGCCGAGGGCGCCCACGCGCCCGCCAAGAGGATGGCGGGCGAGATCATCACCGCCCAGACCGGTGAGATCGCGCTGATGGAGAAGCTGCTCGGGAGGAACTGA
- a CDS encoding TIM barrel protein, translating to MGYPDQRFDVNLSILFTELPLLERPAAAAAAGFTAVELWWPWTDTATPEQSELDGLRKALKDSGTRLVGLNFYAGQLPGPDRGALSVPGEESDRFRANIDVAADFAASVGCKALNALYGNRVEGVDPAVQDELALENLVAAARAADRVGAILLIEALNKPESPLYPLVSAPAAIEVVDRVNAATGLGNAKFLLDIYHLSMNGEDVAAVIDAYAAKTGHVQIADNPGRGAPGTGSLPLEELLDRLRKAGYDGWVGLEYKAGDRPSARSFDWLPESARPAH from the coding sequence ATGGGATACCCGGACCAGCGCTTCGATGTGAACCTCTCGATCCTCTTCACCGAGCTCCCGCTGCTGGAGCGCCCGGCGGCCGCCGCCGCGGCGGGCTTCACTGCGGTCGAGCTGTGGTGGCCGTGGACCGACACCGCCACACCCGAGCAGAGCGAGCTGGACGGCCTGAGGAAGGCGCTCAAGGACTCCGGCACCCGGCTGGTGGGCCTGAACTTCTACGCCGGGCAGCTGCCGGGCCCGGACCGCGGCGCCCTCTCCGTACCCGGCGAGGAGTCGGACCGCTTCCGCGCCAACATCGACGTGGCCGCGGACTTCGCCGCGTCGGTCGGCTGCAAGGCGCTCAACGCCCTCTACGGCAACCGCGTCGAGGGCGTGGACCCGGCGGTCCAGGACGAACTCGCCCTGGAGAACCTGGTGGCGGCGGCCCGCGCGGCCGACCGGGTGGGCGCGATCCTGCTGATCGAAGCCCTGAACAAGCCGGAGTCCCCGCTCTACCCGCTGGTGAGCGCACCCGCCGCGATCGAGGTCGTGGACAGGGTCAACGCCGCCACGGGCCTCGGCAACGCCAAGTTCCTGCTGGACATCTACCACCTGTCGATGAACGGCGAGGACGTCGCCGCCGTCATCGACGCCTACGCGGCGAAGACCGGCCATGTGCAGATCGCGGACAACCCCGGGCGCGGCGCGCCGGGCACCGGTTCCCTGCCGCTCGAGGAGCTGCTCGACCGGCTGAGGAAGGCCGGTTACGACGGCTGGGTCGGCCTGGAGTACAAGGCCGGCGACCGTCCGAGCGCCCGGTCCTTCGACTGGCTCCCCGAGAGCGCCCGGCCCGCGCACTGA